In Micromonospora sp. LH3U1, one genomic interval encodes:
- a CDS encoding vitamin B12-dependent ribonucleotide reductase has product MSGDGVTTSRSRSKANAGAGVKIERVWTTEGVHPYDEVTWERRDVVMTNWRDGSINFEQRGVEFPESWSVNAANIVTTKYFRGAVGTPEREWSIKQLIDRVVTTYRTAGEEYGYFASPADAEIFGHELTWMLLNQVFSFNSPVWFNVGTPSPQQVSACFILAVDDSMDSILDWYKEEGLIFKGGSGSGVNLSRIRSSRELLSSGGNASGPVSFMRGADASAGTIKSGGATRRAAKMVIIDVDHPDIQEFVVTKAREEDKIRALRDAGFDMDLGGSDIVSVQYQNANNSVRVSDEFMSAVENDKGFDLRARLDGSVIETVDAKNLFRSISQAAWECADPGLQYDDTINDWHTCPETGRITASNPCSEYLHLDNSSCNLASLNLMKFLRADGGFEVEKFVKSVEFVITAMDISICFADFPTEKIGETSRAYRQLGIGYANLGALLMATGLPYDSEQGRSVAASITSLMTATAYRRSAEMAGVVGPYDGYARNAEPHKRVMRKHAAANDEIKPTSPVATAIVREATKQWTQGNKIGDRNGWRNAQASVLAPTGTIGFMMDCDTTGVEPDLALVKFKKLVGGGSMQIVNQTVPRALRSLGYPEEQVEAIVEHIADHGHVVDAPGLKPEHYPVFDCAMGERTIAPMGHVRMMAAIQPFVSGAISKTVNMPEAATVEDVEKIYFEGWKLGLKALAIYRDNCKVGQPLSVAKSNKATEPAAVETASAVSAAPVAVEKVIEYRPVRKRLPKKRPSETVSFSVGGAEGYLTASSYPDDGLGEVFLKMSKQGSTLAGVMDAFSVAISIGLQYGVPLETFVSKFTNMRFEPAGMTDDPDVRMAASVMDYIFRRLALDFLPYERRAELGIFTASERAAQLRAEADAEAAGVTGAELTAMASSAPVEAPAKPEAIAQPAQEMAEVAAAKPAPNVGSSTELLEAVIGKAADAPLCFTCGTKMRPAGSCYVCEGCGSTSGCS; this is encoded by the coding sequence ATGTCGGGGGATGGTGTGACGACTAGCAGGTCACGAAGCAAGGCCAACGCGGGTGCCGGGGTGAAGATCGAGCGGGTGTGGACGACCGAGGGGGTCCACCCGTACGACGAGGTCACCTGGGAGCGCCGCGACGTCGTGATGACGAACTGGCGGGACGGCTCGATCAACTTCGAGCAGCGTGGGGTTGAGTTCCCGGAGTCGTGGAGCGTCAACGCGGCCAACATCGTCACCACGAAGTACTTCCGGGGCGCGGTGGGGACCCCGGAGCGGGAGTGGTCGATCAAGCAGTTGATCGACCGGGTGGTCACCACCTACCGCACCGCGGGTGAGGAGTACGGCTACTTCGCCAGCCCGGCCGACGCCGAGATCTTCGGCCATGAGCTGACCTGGATGCTGCTGAACCAGGTGTTCAGCTTCAACTCGCCGGTCTGGTTCAACGTCGGCACGCCGTCGCCGCAGCAGGTCAGCGCCTGCTTCATCCTGGCCGTCGACGACTCGATGGACTCCATCCTCGACTGGTACAAGGAGGAGGGGCTGATCTTCAAGGGCGGCTCCGGCTCCGGGGTCAACCTGTCGCGCATCCGCTCGTCCCGTGAGCTGCTCTCCTCCGGCGGCAATGCCTCCGGCCCGGTCAGCTTCATGCGTGGCGCGGACGCCTCCGCCGGCACCATCAAGTCCGGCGGCGCGACCCGCCGGGCGGCCAAGATGGTCATCATCGACGTCGACCACCCGGACATCCAGGAGTTCGTGGTCACGAAGGCGCGCGAGGAGGACAAGATCCGCGCGCTGCGGGACGCCGGGTTCGACATGGACCTCGGCGGCTCCGACATCGTCAGCGTTCAGTACCAGAACGCCAACAACTCGGTCCGGGTCTCCGACGAGTTCATGTCGGCTGTCGAGAACGACAAGGGCTTCGACCTGCGCGCCCGGCTGGACGGTTCGGTGATCGAGACCGTCGACGCCAAGAACCTGTTCCGTTCCATCTCCCAGGCGGCCTGGGAGTGTGCCGACCCCGGTCTGCAGTACGACGACACGATCAACGACTGGCACACCTGCCCGGAGACCGGGCGGATCACCGCGTCGAACCCGTGCTCGGAGTACCTGCACCTGGACAACTCCTCGTGCAACCTGGCCTCGCTCAACCTGATGAAGTTCCTCCGCGCCGACGGTGGCTTCGAGGTGGAGAAGTTCGTCAAGTCCGTCGAGTTCGTCATCACCGCGATGGACATCTCGATCTGCTTCGCGGACTTCCCGACCGAGAAGATCGGCGAGACCTCCCGCGCCTACCGGCAGCTCGGCATCGGCTACGCCAACCTCGGCGCCCTGCTGATGGCCACCGGCCTGCCGTACGACTCGGAGCAGGGCCGCTCGGTCGCCGCGTCGATCACGTCCCTGATGACCGCCACCGCCTACCGCCGCTCGGCCGAGATGGCTGGTGTCGTCGGCCCGTACGACGGCTACGCCCGCAACGCCGAGCCGCACAAGCGGGTCATGCGCAAGCACGCCGCGGCCAACGACGAGATCAAGCCGACCAGCCCGGTGGCCACCGCGATCGTCCGCGAGGCGACCAAGCAGTGGACCCAGGGCAACAAGATCGGCGACAGGAACGGCTGGCGCAACGCGCAGGCGAGCGTGCTCGCCCCGACCGGCACGATCGGTTTCATGATGGATTGCGACACGACCGGCGTGGAGCCGGACCTGGCGCTGGTCAAGTTCAAGAAGCTGGTTGGCGGCGGCTCGATGCAGATCGTCAACCAGACGGTGCCGCGCGCCCTTCGCAGCCTCGGCTACCCCGAGGAGCAGGTCGAGGCGATCGTCGAGCACATCGCCGACCACGGCCACGTGGTCGACGCCCCTGGCCTGAAGCCGGAGCACTACCCGGTCTTCGACTGCGCCATGGGAGAGCGGACGATCGCCCCGATGGGTCACGTGCGGATGATGGCGGCCATCCAGCCGTTCGTCTCCGGCGCCATCTCCAAGACGGTCAACATGCCGGAGGCGGCCACCGTCGAGGACGTCGAGAAGATTTACTTCGAGGGCTGGAAGCTCGGCCTCAAGGCCCTGGCGATCTACCGGGACAACTGCAAGGTCGGCCAGCCGCTCTCGGTGGCCAAGTCGAACAAGGCCACCGAGCCGGCCGCCGTCGAGACCGCGTCGGCCGTGTCGGCCGCGCCGGTCGCGGTGGAGAAGGTCATCGAGTACCGGCCGGTGCGTAAGCGCCTGCCGAAGAAGCGCCCGTCCGAGACGGTCAGCTTCTCCGTCGGAGGTGCCGAGGGTTACCTCACCGCGTCGTCCTACCCGGACGACGGCCTCGGCGAGGTCTTCCTCAAGATGTCCAAGCAGGGCTCGACTCTGGCCGGGGTGATGGACGCCTTCTCGGTGGCCATCAGCATCGGTCTGCAGTACGGCGTGCCGCTGGAGACGTTCGTCAGCAAGTTCACCAACATGCGCTTCGAGCCGGCCGGTATGACCGACGACCCGGACGTGCGCATGGCGGCCTCGGTGATGGACTACATCTTCCGTCGCCTGGCACTGGACTTCCTGCCCTACGAGCGTCGCGCCGAGCTGGGGATCTTCACCGCCAGCGAGCGGGCCGCCCAGCTGCGGGCCGAGGCCGACGCGGAAGCCGCCGGGGTCACCGGTGCGGAGCTCACCGCGATGGCGTCCTCCGCGCCGGTGGAGGCTCCGGCCAAGCCGGAAGCCATCGCGCAGCCGGCCCAGGAGATGGCCGAGGTCGCCGCCGCCAAGCCGGCTCCGAACGTGGGTTCCAGCACCGAACTGCTGGAGGCCGTGATCGGCAAGGCCGCCGACGCGCCGCTCTGCTTCACCTGCGGTACGAAGATGCGCCCGGCCGGCAGCTGCTACGTCTGCGAGGGCTGCGGCTCCACCAGCGGCTGCAGCTGA
- a CDS encoding FAD-dependent monooxygenase, with product MLRRPEQAARNLGWVAPRIDDEPAGWVQLGRGRQFLTIPISAEQTYCYYDDDTLHAGPNQEVVLDSWSRGPVLLIGDAAHATSPNMAQGAAMTLEDAVVLASSLAAAGSVADALRGYVERRRPRTGWVLSQTHRRDKATGLLPTLRDTVIRRLGEQMFPLELRPAVSPALSPLAVPPPNTMIT from the coding sequence GTGCTGCGTCGGCCGGAACAGGCGGCCCGCAACCTCGGCTGGGTGGCTCCCCGCATCGACGACGAGCCGGCCGGGTGGGTGCAGTTGGGGCGGGGTAGGCAGTTCCTGACGATCCCGATCAGCGCCGAGCAGACGTACTGCTACTACGACGACGACACCCTGCACGCTGGGCCGAACCAGGAGGTCGTGCTCGACTCCTGGTCCCGGGGGCCGGTGCTGCTGATCGGCGACGCCGCCCACGCCACCTCGCCGAACATGGCCCAGGGCGCGGCAATGACCCTGGAAGACGCGGTCGTGCTCGCTTCGTCGTTGGCCGCCGCCGGTTCGGTAGCCGACGCGTTGCGCGGGTACGTGGAGCGGCGCCGCCCGCGTACGGGATGGGTGCTCAGCCAGACGCACCGCCGGGACAAGGCCACCGGCCTCCTGCCGACGCTCCGCGACACGGTGATACGCCGCCTCGGCGAGCAGATGTTTCCGCTCGAACTACGGCCCGCTGTTAGCCCAGCCCTGAGCCCACTCGCGGTTCCACCGCCCAACACCATGATTACTTGA
- a CDS encoding DUF2332 domain-containing protein, which translates to MTTAEAYAEFGSREARGVSPTYERLSYAVAHDEALLALLDTLPPGKRQPNLLFGVVRWLGGPVEDPAAFHEYTAANWPTIEAQMRVRATQTNESGRCAVLLPVLAALPQPLALLEVGASAGLCLYPDRYAYRYGEHQVGSGEPVLECAAVGLVPPARIPQVVWRAGLDLNPLDVTDPDGVSWLDALIWPEHEHRRARLRAATAVAAADPPLLVRGDLVDDLPALAARAPADATLVVFHTSVLYQVPPPRREAFVRLVRELPGHWVANEAPEVLRYDGLPDPPNDASHNVLALDGTPVAWTRGHGQEMTWFG; encoded by the coding sequence ATGACGACCGCTGAGGCGTACGCCGAGTTTGGCAGCCGCGAGGCGCGCGGGGTGTCGCCCACATACGAGCGCCTGTCGTACGCCGTCGCCCACGACGAGGCCCTGCTTGCCCTGCTCGACACGCTCCCGCCGGGCAAGCGGCAGCCGAATCTGCTGTTCGGCGTCGTCCGCTGGCTCGGTGGCCCGGTCGAGGACCCTGCGGCGTTTCACGAATACACGGCGGCGAACTGGCCGACCATCGAGGCGCAGATGCGAGTTCGGGCGACCCAGACGAACGAGAGCGGCCGCTGCGCGGTCCTGCTGCCGGTGCTCGCCGCGCTGCCGCAGCCCCTCGCCCTGCTGGAGGTGGGCGCGTCAGCTGGGCTCTGCCTCTACCCCGACCGGTACGCGTACCGCTACGGCGAACATCAGGTCGGCTCCGGTGAGCCCGTCCTGGAGTGCGCGGCGGTCGGGTTGGTGCCGCCGGCACGCATACCCCAGGTGGTGTGGCGGGCTGGCCTGGACCTCAACCCGCTCGACGTGACCGACCCCGACGGCGTGTCCTGGTTGGACGCGCTGATCTGGCCGGAGCACGAGCACCGGCGGGCCCGGCTGCGCGCCGCGACGGCGGTCGCCGCCGCCGACCCGCCGCTGCTGGTCCGCGGTGATCTGGTGGACGACCTGCCGGCGCTGGCGGCCCGGGCGCCGGCCGATGCGACGCTGGTGGTCTTCCACACGTCCGTGCTCTACCAGGTGCCGCCGCCGCGGCGGGAGGCGTTCGTCCGGCTGGTCCGTGAGCTGCCTGGGCACTGGGTGGCGAACGAGGCGCCCGAGGTGCTGCGGTATGACGGGTTGCCCGACCCGCCGAACGATGCGTCGCACAACGTCCTCGCGCTGGACGGCACACCGGTGGCCTGGACCCGAGGCCACGGCCAGGAGATGACCTGGTTCGGCTGA
- a CDS encoding MerR family transcriptional regulator, with amino-acid sequence MSGDTRYTIGDLARRTGLSVKTIRYYADSGIVPPTDRSPAGYRQYGPDAAARLELVRTLRDLGMDLATIRRVVNHEVPLHEVAAAHAEALAVQIRVLGLRRAVLTVAARRGSGPAEVDDLHRLAQLTTRERGHLVGDFLNTVFEGLGDQPTYPGVVVSMTPELPDDPTTEQVEAWLELAELCQDPTFRASMRRLARQHAADHDVPGLPRPDAVAVVRDAVAPALAAGLDPTGPGADAVLTAVTSRYARLQGRPDDADLRQRLLDRLSVANDPRRDRYLDLLSVVNGWSTGGAVTPAVVWFIQALHARMPQPPT; translated from the coding sequence ATGAGCGGTGATACGCGGTACACGATCGGCGACCTGGCGCGGCGGACCGGCCTGAGCGTCAAGACCATCCGGTACTACGCCGACAGCGGGATCGTGCCACCGACCGACCGAAGCCCGGCCGGCTACCGGCAGTACGGCCCGGACGCCGCCGCCCGGCTGGAGCTGGTCCGCACACTGCGCGACCTGGGCATGGACCTGGCCACCATCCGGCGGGTGGTGAACCACGAGGTGCCCCTGCACGAGGTGGCCGCCGCGCACGCCGAGGCGCTGGCGGTCCAGATTCGGGTGTTGGGGCTGCGGCGGGCGGTGCTCACCGTCGCGGCGAGGCGCGGGTCGGGCCCGGCCGAGGTCGACGACCTGCACCGGCTGGCCCAGCTCACCACGCGCGAACGGGGGCACCTGGTGGGCGACTTCCTGAACACCGTCTTCGAGGGCTTGGGCGACCAGCCCACGTACCCGGGCGTCGTCGTCTCGATGACGCCTGAGCTGCCCGACGATCCCACCACCGAGCAGGTCGAGGCGTGGCTGGAGCTCGCCGAGTTGTGCCAGGACCCCACCTTCCGCGCGAGTATGCGGCGGTTGGCGCGGCAGCACGCCGCCGACCACGACGTACCGGGCCTGCCCCGCCCGGACGCCGTCGCGGTCGTCCGGGACGCGGTGGCTCCCGCCCTGGCGGCCGGTCTCGATCCGACCGGGCCCGGGGCCGATGCCGTGCTCACGGCGGTCACCAGCCGGTACGCGCGCCTCCAGGGCCGCCCCGACGACGCCGATCTGCGCCAGCGGCTGCTCGACCGGCTGAGCGTGGCGAACGACCCCCGCCGGGACCGCTACCTCGACCTGCTGTCAGTGGTCAACGGCTGGTCGACCGGCGGTGCGGTCACGCCGGCGGTGGTCTGGTTCATCCAGGCCCTGCACGCCCGGATGCCCCAACCCCCCACCTGA
- a CDS encoding MFS transporter, producing MSQQVEQSSAVEAETAPSLWRTRNFLLLWGGQTVSELGTRIASVAVPLLAADTLHASVFQISLLTVLAWLPYLLFSLPAGIIADRLDQRRLMIACDLGRAALMLSLPVAALVGHLTLPFLYAVVGLGGVLTVLFTVAYKSLLPRLVPADLLVDGNAKLVISQDAAELVGPTISGALIGLVGAARTFLTNGFAFLVSALTLILIREAPVRREPAPRVPLRVELTDGLGFIRRQPLLVSILACTTWSNFFVMASGSIEVTFLVRELHANPVQVGLVFSVSAVGGLVVGVLAARLSAWLGSARVIWVAMTVPGPFYLLMPLAQPGWGMLLYGAGLAAFSANAVLFNVAAMSYRQRITPSAILGRVNAAFLWICFGVIPLGALTGGALGTMLGLRGALWVCVLGTWAACLFVVCSPLRRMRDTPPGKA from the coding sequence GTGAGTCAGCAGGTGGAGCAGTCCTCGGCGGTCGAGGCGGAAACGGCCCCGTCGCTGTGGCGCACCCGGAACTTCCTGCTGCTCTGGGGCGGTCAGACGGTCAGCGAGCTGGGCACTCGGATCGCCAGCGTGGCGGTGCCGCTGCTCGCCGCGGACACCCTGCACGCCAGCGTCTTCCAGATCTCCCTGTTGACAGTCCTGGCCTGGCTGCCGTACCTGCTCTTCTCGCTGCCGGCGGGCATCATCGCCGACCGGCTCGACCAGCGGCGGCTGATGATCGCGTGTGATCTGGGTCGGGCCGCGCTCATGCTGTCCCTGCCGGTGGCCGCCCTGGTCGGCCACCTCACCCTGCCCTTCCTGTACGCGGTGGTCGGGCTCGGTGGGGTGCTCACCGTGCTGTTCACCGTGGCGTACAAGAGCCTGTTGCCCCGGCTGGTGCCGGCGGACCTGCTGGTCGACGGCAACGCCAAGCTCGTCATCAGCCAGGACGCCGCCGAACTGGTCGGCCCGACGATCAGCGGCGCGTTGATCGGGCTGGTCGGCGCCGCCCGCACGTTCCTGACCAACGGGTTCGCCTTCCTGGTCAGCGCGCTGACGCTGATCCTGATCCGGGAAGCCCCGGTACGCCGCGAGCCGGCACCCCGCGTGCCGCTGCGGGTTGAGCTGACCGACGGGCTCGGTTTCATCCGCCGACAGCCGCTCCTGGTCAGCATCCTGGCCTGCACCACCTGGTCGAACTTCTTCGTGATGGCGTCCGGTTCGATCGAGGTGACCTTCCTGGTCCGCGAGCTGCACGCCAACCCGGTGCAGGTGGGGCTGGTCTTCTCGGTCAGCGCCGTCGGTGGGCTGGTGGTCGGGGTGCTGGCCGCTCGGCTCTCGGCCTGGCTCGGCTCGGCCCGGGTGATCTGGGTGGCGATGACCGTCCCGGGTCCGTTCTACCTGCTCATGCCGCTGGCCCAGCCCGGTTGGGGAATGCTGCTCTACGGGGCCGGGCTGGCCGCGTTCTCGGCCAACGCGGTGCTGTTCAACGTGGCGGCGATGTCGTACCGGCAGCGGATCACACCGTCGGCGATCCTGGGCCGGGTCAACGCGGCGTTCCTCTGGATCTGTTTCGGGGTGATCCCGCTCGGCGCGCTCACCGGCGGCGCGCTCGGCACCATGCTGGGGCTGCGCGGCGCGCTCTGGGTGTGCGTGCTGGGCACCTGGGCCGCGTGCCTCTTCGTGGTCTGCTCCCCGCTGCGACGGATGCGGGACACGCCGCCGGGGAAGGCTTGA
- a CDS encoding asparaginase, with translation MSIALITLGGTIAMGGVDAGRPGVVTRLTGADLTAAVPGIAELGVPVDVRDAHAVPSANLTGRLLLDVVGEASRAVAEGATGVVVTQGTDTLEETAFLADLIWPHAAPLVFTGAMRNPTLAGADGPANLLAALRVAAAPHTRDLGVLVAVNDEVHAARWLRKTHSTSTATFASPNTGPLGQVIEGEVRVLTRPVRHEPLPPVDPDRLDATRVALYVVTMDDDGLLLNGLADTHHALVVAGFGVGHVPSTLAPLLGDLAERIPVVLTSRAGAGSVLRHTYGAVGSETDLQRRGLLNGGLLDPYKARVLLRLLLANGAGRDEVTTALARHG, from the coding sequence GTGTCCATCGCGCTCATCACCCTCGGCGGCACCATCGCGATGGGTGGCGTGGACGCCGGCCGCCCCGGTGTGGTCACGCGACTCACCGGCGCGGACCTCACTGCTGCCGTGCCCGGCATCGCCGAGTTGGGCGTACCCGTGGACGTCCGGGACGCCCACGCGGTGCCCAGCGCCAACCTCACCGGCCGCCTCCTGCTCGACGTGGTCGGCGAGGCGTCCCGGGCAGTGGCCGAGGGCGCGACCGGTGTCGTGGTCACCCAGGGCACCGACACCCTGGAGGAGACGGCGTTCCTGGCCGACCTGATCTGGCCGCACGCCGCCCCGCTGGTCTTCACCGGTGCGATGCGCAACCCCACGCTGGCCGGCGCCGACGGGCCGGCGAACCTGCTCGCGGCCCTACGGGTGGCCGCCGCGCCGCACACCCGTGACCTGGGCGTGCTGGTCGCCGTCAACGACGAGGTGCACGCCGCCCGATGGCTGCGCAAGACGCACAGCACCAGCACCGCCACCTTCGCCTCGCCCAACACCGGCCCTCTCGGCCAGGTGATCGAGGGGGAGGTGCGGGTGCTGACCCGGCCGGTTCGGCACGAGCCGCTGCCGCCGGTCGACCCGGACCGGCTCGACGCGACCCGGGTGGCCCTGTACGTGGTGACGATGGACGACGACGGCCTGCTGCTGAACGGCCTGGCCGACACTCACCACGCCCTGGTGGTGGCCGGCTTCGGGGTGGGACACGTGCCCTCCACGCTGGCGCCGCTGCTCGGGGACCTCGCCGAGCGGATACCGGTCGTCCTCACCTCCCGCGCCGGGGCCGGGTCGGTGCTGCGGCACACGTACGGGGCGGTTGGCTCGGAGACCGACCTGCAACGACGCGGCCTGCTCAACGGCGGGTTGCTCGACCCGTACAAGGCGCGGGTGCTGCTGCGGCTGCTGCTCGCCAACGGCGCCGGTCGGGACGAGGTGACCACCGCGCTGGCCCGGCACGGCTGA
- a CDS encoding DUF5522 domain-containing protein: MTGERRPLAGRPLTEPHPSRLPPEHPDRARILAAHAAALAADEAGYLDPASGLFVLSAGFLARRGTCCGRGCRHCPYVDDPQSG; this comes from the coding sequence GTGACCGGAGAGCGACGACCCCTGGCCGGCCGGCCGCTCACCGAGCCGCACCCGTCCCGGCTGCCTCCCGAGCACCCCGACCGGGCCCGGATCCTCGCCGCGCACGCCGCCGCGCTGGCCGCCGACGAGGCCGGATACCTCGACCCGGCGAGCGGGTTGTTCGTGCTCAGCGCCGGCTTCCTGGCCCGGCGCGGCACGTGCTGCGGACGAGGCTGCCGGCACTGCCCGTACGTGGATGATCCACAGTCCGGATAG
- a CDS encoding metal-dependent transcriptional regulator: MKSHDLVDTTEMYLRTILELEEEGVPPLRARIAERLQQSGPTVSQTVARMERDGLLTVEGDRHLTLTAQGRGSAVSVMRKHRLAELLLVNVIGMPYEEAHEEACRWEHVMSDAVEKRVYDLLNRPTRSPYGNPIPGLQELGSPAAEAIEAVESERNLAFPGLSGPVVVRRICESVQKDADVLRQLHAAGVDPGATVTVAQERDGVSIDRSGDRVRLPREVASRVFVAAN; this comes from the coding sequence ATGAAGTCTCACGACCTGGTCGATACGACCGAAATGTACCTACGCACCATCCTTGAGTTGGAAGAGGAGGGGGTGCCGCCGCTGCGTGCCCGGATCGCCGAACGGCTGCAGCAGAGCGGCCCCACCGTGAGCCAGACCGTCGCCCGGATGGAGCGCGACGGCCTCCTCACCGTCGAGGGCGACCGGCACCTGACGCTCACCGCGCAGGGCCGTGGCAGCGCCGTGTCGGTGATGCGCAAGCACCGCCTCGCAGAGCTGCTGCTGGTCAACGTCATCGGGATGCCCTACGAGGAGGCCCACGAGGAGGCCTGCCGCTGGGAGCACGTGATGAGCGACGCGGTGGAGAAGCGGGTCTACGACCTGCTCAACCGCCCGACCCGCTCTCCGTACGGCAACCCGATCCCGGGTCTGCAGGAGCTGGGCTCACCGGCGGCGGAGGCCATCGAGGCCGTTGAGAGCGAGCGCAACCTGGCCTTCCCCGGCCTCTCCGGCCCGGTCGTGGTGCGCCGGATCTGCGAGAGCGTGCAGAAGGACGCCGACGTGTTGCGCCAACTGCACGCCGCCGGTGTCGACCCGGGTGCCACGGTGACCGTGGCGCAGGAGCGCGACGGGGTGTCGATCGACCGGTCGGGTGACCGGGTGCGGCTGCCCCGCGAGGTCGCCTCCCGGGTCTTCGTCGCCGCCAACTGA
- a CDS encoding sulfurtransferase: MSGTQEPLVEVDRLAAELDHADPPTLLDVRWRLIGPPGHDDYLAGHLPGAVFIDLDTALCGAPGAGGRHPLPDPAALQAALRAAGVRAGHPVVVYDGGDGLAAARAWWTLRWAGHRPVRLLHGGYPAWVAAGRPVSTDAPAPTSGDVVVRPGDLPVLDAGQAAALAAADDAVLLDVRAAPRYRGEVEPIDPVAGHVPGAANLPAGEYVGPDGRFLAADLLSEKFAAAGVTEARAVGAYCGSGVTAAQAVLALHLAGRTDAALYVGSWSNWVADPARPVDSGPTSAR, from the coding sequence ATGTCCGGTACCCAGGAGCCGCTGGTCGAGGTCGATCGGCTCGCCGCCGAGCTCGACCACGCCGATCCGCCAACCCTGCTCGACGTCCGCTGGCGGCTCATCGGCCCACCCGGCCACGACGACTACCTCGCCGGCCATCTGCCCGGCGCGGTCTTCATCGACCTGGACACCGCGCTCTGCGGGGCGCCCGGCGCCGGCGGTCGGCACCCACTGCCCGACCCGGCCGCGTTGCAGGCCGCGCTACGGGCCGCCGGCGTCCGTGCCGGTCACCCCGTGGTGGTGTACGACGGCGGGGACGGCCTGGCCGCCGCTCGGGCCTGGTGGACGCTGCGCTGGGCGGGGCACCGCCCGGTGCGACTGCTGCACGGTGGCTACCCGGCCTGGGTCGCCGCCGGCCGTCCCGTCTCCACGGACGCGCCCGCCCCGACGTCCGGCGACGTCGTGGTACGCCCCGGTGATCTTCCGGTGCTCGACGCCGGGCAGGCCGCCGCGCTGGCCGCCGCGGACGACGCCGTGCTGCTCGACGTACGGGCGGCGCCCCGCTACCGGGGCGAGGTGGAGCCCATCGACCCCGTCGCCGGGCACGTGCCGGGGGCGGCGAACCTGCCCGCCGGGGAGTACGTCGGCCCGGACGGGCGCTTCCTGGCCGCCGATCTGTTGAGCGAGAAATTCGCCGCCGCCGGGGTGACCGAGGCGCGGGCCGTCGGGGCGTACTGCGGATCGGGTGTGACCGCCGCGCAGGCGGTGCTCGCGCTGCACCTGGCCGGTCGTACGGACGCTGCTCTCTATGTTGGATCGTGGAGCAACTGGGTGGCGGACCCGGCCCGACCGGTCGACTCCGGGCCGACTTCTGCTCGCTGA
- a CDS encoding acetoin utilization protein AcuC: MSDDTVVVWDESLLAYDMGDHPLDPVRVELTVALARELGILDRPGVRVVKPEPADDALLTRVHDPAYLAAVRAAPRDPLFAGYGLGTSDNPVFEGMHESSALVVGATVAAAEAVWRGDARRAVNVAGGLHHAMPARASGFCVYNDPAVAIARLLDLGAERIAYVDVDVHHGDGVQDIFWDDPRVLTVSLHETPLALFPGTGFPDETGGPGAQGTAVNMPLPPGVDDTAWQRAFHAIVPSVLRAFRPQVLVSQCGADGHRLDPLADLNLTVDGQRATYLALRALADELCEGRWVATGGGGYALVEVVPRAWTHLLAVATGDPIDPATLTPPAWRDLVASRRLGREVPLRMTDDADPSYEPWQPTGEPNAVDRAIAATRKKVFPLLGLDPYDPRD; encoded by the coding sequence ATGTCCGACGACACGGTGGTGGTGTGGGACGAGTCGCTGCTCGCCTACGACATGGGTGACCATCCGCTTGACCCGGTCCGGGTGGAGCTGACCGTCGCGCTCGCCCGCGAGCTGGGCATCCTCGATCGGCCCGGGGTGCGCGTGGTCAAGCCGGAGCCCGCTGACGATGCCCTGCTCACCCGGGTGCACGACCCGGCCTACCTGGCGGCGGTGCGCGCCGCGCCGCGCGACCCGCTGTTCGCCGGGTACGGGCTGGGCACGTCCGACAACCCGGTCTTCGAGGGGATGCACGAGTCCAGCGCGCTGGTCGTCGGCGCGACGGTGGCCGCCGCCGAGGCGGTCTGGCGCGGCGATGCCCGGCGGGCGGTGAACGTGGCCGGCGGCCTGCACCACGCGATGCCGGCCCGGGCCTCTGGTTTCTGTGTCTACAACGACCCCGCGGTGGCCATCGCCCGCCTGCTCGACCTGGGCGCTGAGCGGATCGCGTACGTGGACGTCGACGTGCACCACGGCGACGGAGTGCAGGACATCTTCTGGGACGACCCCCGGGTGCTCACGGTCAGCCTGCACGAGACCCCGCTGGCGCTCTTCCCGGGCACCGGTTTCCCGGACGAGACGGGTGGGCCGGGCGCGCAGGGCACCGCGGTCAACATGCCGCTGCCGCCGGGTGTCGACGACACCGCCTGGCAGCGGGCGTTCCACGCGATCGTGCCGTCGGTGCTGCGCGCGTTCCGGCCGCAGGTGCTCGTCAGCCAGTGCGGTGCCGATGGGCACCGACTGGATCCGCTCGCCGACCTGAACCTGACGGTGGACGGGCAGCGGGCCACCTACCTGGCGTTGCGGGCACTTGCCGACGAGTTGTGCGAGGGCCGTTGGGTGGCCACTGGCGGCGGCGGGTACGCGCTGGTCGAGGTGGTGCCCCGGGCCTGGACGCACCTCTTGGCCGTGGCCACCGGTGACCCGATCGACCCGGCCACGCTCACCCCACCGGCGTGGCGGGATCTGGTCGCCTCCCGTCGGCTGGGCCGGGAGGTGCCGCTGCGGATGACCGACGACGCGGACCCGTCGTACGAGCCGTGGCAGCCGACCGGTGAGCCGAACGCGGTGGACCGGGCGATCGCGGCCACCCGTAAGAAGGTCTTCCCGCTGCTCGGGCTCGACCCGTACGATCCGCGGGACTGA